The stretch of DNA AAAAGAAAATGTCCCACTTAGTTGGGGCATTTTTTATTGGGACGATTAGGAGAGAGAGACTATGCTGACTTTTATAGTTGTTATGCACTATTTTAGAGAGGATACGCATCATTCTCCAAAGGTGTATGCACCAAATTTTGGTCGGTATGCACCACACGGAGGTTTATGCTGACTTTTAGAGTTGGTATGCACCACACGGAGGTTTATGCTGACTTTTAAAGGAGGTATGCACCAATTTAGAGAAGATACGCATTATTCTCCAGTGGTATATGCATCAATTTTCCAGCGGTATGCACCACTACCGAACGGTCATGACAAACAACACACCCTCCAAACACAATCCTTTTCTATGCAAACAACACTTCGATAATTTAAAATATAACTAGAATATAAGATTCTACATAAAGGGGAATTTCACAAAGGGTTGGTGTTTAGTATGGAAAGTTTCACGTTCGGTTCACTATTAGATGTAATCGGGGAATTGTTTTCTGATGAAGTTTCAATTGCTGTCTCTAATACAGAAGAGTACATCTATTATAGGCCAAGTAAACGTATCGATTTGAAAATTAAGCCTGGTGATCCAGTGCGACAAGATACGATAGCTTATAAAGCTATTAAGACGGAACAAAAAGTTTCAGAGTTTAATAGCCGGGATGTTTTTGGTGTACCTTACCATGGGATGGCGGTTCCGTTCGAACATGAAGGGAAAATTCAAGGATGTGTAACAGCCATTTATCCGACAGTAACTGATGGAAAATCAGTTGTTACTGTTCGTACACAAGACGGTTGGAAACCGATTCCATTTTCTGATGTAAAATATTTGGAAGTGAAGAGTAGAAAAACACATGTGTATACAGAAGGTTTTTCCGGCACACATAAAAACTCTCTTCAAGAGTTTGAATATGTTTTACCAAGAGAATCTTTTATCCGTTGTCATCGTTCTTATATCGTAAATGTAAAACAGATTAAAGAAATTTTTCCCGATACACATTCCACATTTGTATTAGAAATGAAAGGTGGGGTTAGAATACCAGTTAGCCAGTCGTATTCTAGCTATTTCAGAAAATTATTAGGTTTTTAAAAAAATATCTGTTTTAACTATTGAAGATGCTGTTTTAAACAAAAAATTACTAATTTGTATCAAATATCTCCAAATAACAATTTTATTAAGATAACATATTTCTAAAGATTGTGAAAAAGGGGATGAGATACAATGCAAGACCAATACAATAGAATTAAGGATGAAAGATTACAGGATAAAGTTGTTACTGCGCAAGAAGCTGCTTCCTGGATTCAAGATGGGATGACACTGGGATTAAGTGGGTTTACTCGTGCAGGTGATGTAAAAGCTGTACCGTTAGAGCTAGTAAAGCGAGCTGAAAAGGAAAGCTTTAAAGTAAATGTTTTTACTGGAGCGTCACTTGGGTCAGATATAGATAAATTGTTTGCTGAAGCAGGAATCGTTCATAAAAGGCTTCCTTTTCAAGCAGAACCAACAATGAGAAAGAAAATAAATGCTGGGGAACATTTATTCGTCGATCATCACCTATCGCATACTGCAGAACTTTTACGAGCGAACGTAATAGAGCCTGTTGATTACGCAATTTTGGAAGCGGTTTCTATTTCAGAAGATGGAATGGTTATTCCGACTACATCAATCGGTAACTCACTAACGTTTGCAACACATGCAAAAAATATCATTATCGAAATTAATATGGCACAATCACCTTTATTAGAAGGGTTGCACGATTTGTATGACCCTGGTAAACAAGGAGAAAGAAACCCGATTCCGTTAACAAAAGTGGATGACCGTATC from Sutcliffiella cohnii encodes:
- a CDS encoding LytTR family DNA-binding domain-containing protein: MESFTFGSLLDVIGELFSDEVSIAVSNTEEYIYYRPSKRIDLKIKPGDPVRQDTIAYKAIKTEQKVSEFNSRDVFGVPYHGMAVPFEHEGKIQGCVTAIYPTVTDGKSVVTVRTQDGWKPIPFSDVKYLEVKSRKTHVYTEGFSGTHKNSLQEFEYVLPRESFIRCHRSYIVNVKQIKEIFPDTHSTFVLEMKGGVRIPVSQSYSSYFRKLLGF